One genomic segment of Rubeoparvulum massiliense includes these proteins:
- the pyrH gene encoding UMP kinase, whose product MTKPHYKRVVLKLSGEALAGTQGFGIDSKMIESIANQIGEVITLGVEVAVVVGGGNIWRGVSESAKGIDRATADYMGMLATVMNALALQAGLEKLGVESRVQTSIEMRQVAEPYIRRRAIRHLEKRRVVIFAGGTGNPFFSTDTTAALRAAEIEAEVILMAKNKVDGVYSADPVLHPEATKYDHLSYIEILQQGLGVMDSTASTLCMENNIPIIVFSILEEGNIKKVVMGDQIGTVIGG is encoded by the coding sequence ATGACAAAACCGCATTATAAAAGGGTCGTATTAAAGCTGAGTGGTGAAGCGCTAGCCGGTACCCAAGGTTTTGGTATCGACTCCAAAATGATTGAATCCATTGCAAACCAGATCGGTGAAGTAATCACCTTGGGTGTTGAGGTGGCGGTCGTTGTAGGTGGCGGTAATATTTGGCGTGGCGTTTCAGAAAGTGCCAAAGGGATTGATCGTGCTACAGCAGATTATATGGGGATGTTAGCCACTGTTATGAACGCTCTTGCTTTACAAGCGGGTTTGGAAAAATTGGGTGTTGAGTCGCGAGTGCAGACCTCCATTGAAATGCGACAAGTTGCTGAACCCTATATTCGGCGGAGGGCCATTCGACATCTAGAAAAACGTAGGGTTGTTATCTTTGCAGGCGGTACTGGGAACCCATTCTTCTCAACGGATACAACAGCAGCACTGCGTGCAGCTGAGATCGAAGCAGAAGTAATTTTGATGGCCAAGAATAAAGTGGATGGCGTCTATTCTGCTGATCCAGTACTACATCCAGAGGCGACCAAGTATGATCATCTATCATACATAGAGATTCTACAGCAAGGCTTGGGCGTTATGGATTCTACAGCTTCCACGTTATGTATGGAGAATAATATTCCAATCATTGTCTTTTCCATATTAGAAGAAGGTAATATTAAGAAAGTAGTTATGGGAGATCAAATCGGTACAGTTATAGGAGGTTAA
- the tsf gene encoding translation elongation factor Ts, with the protein MAITAQLVKELREKTGAGMMDCKKALTETDGDMEKAIEYLREKGIAKAAKKADRVAAEGLTAIKIDGEHGALIEVNSETDFVAKNENFIQFTDAIASHVLAAKPADLDAALASTINGKSLAEFINENIAKIGENLTFRRFAILPNPENGVLGHYLHMGGRIGVLVSIAGTTDEELAKDIAMHIAATNPRYIARDEVPADVVEKEREILTQQALNEGKPAKIVEKMVEGRIHKFFEEVCLVDQAFVKDPDKSIAKLLKEHSDASVLKFARFEVGEGIEKKEENFAEEVMSQMKK; encoded by the coding sequence ATGGCTATTACAGCGCAATTAGTAAAAGAGCTGCGTGAGAAAACAGGCGCAGGCATGATGGATTGTAAAAAAGCATTAACAGAGACCGATGGTGATATGGAAAAAGCCATTGAATATCTACGTGAAAAAGGGATTGCCAAAGCAGCAAAGAAAGCAGATCGTGTTGCAGCTGAAGGTTTAACTGCAATTAAAATCGATGGCGAACATGGTGCCTTGATTGAAGTGAATTCTGAGACAGACTTTGTTGCAAAGAATGAGAACTTCATTCAATTTACTGATGCGATTGCTTCTCATGTTTTAGCTGCGAAACCTGCTGATTTAGATGCTGCATTAGCTTCCACCATAAACGGTAAAAGCTTAGCTGAATTTATCAACGAAAATATTGCTAAGATTGGTGAAAATCTCACCTTCCGTCGCTTTGCCATCCTACCAAATCCAGAAAATGGTGTCCTAGGACATTACCTACATATGGGAGGCCGTATTGGCGTACTTGTATCCATTGCTGGCACAACCGATGAAGAGTTGGCAAAGGACATTGCTATGCATATTGCTGCAACTAATCCACGCTATATTGCTCGCGATGAGGTTCCTGCTGATGTGGTTGAGAAGGAACGTGAAATCCTAACACAACAAGCATTAAACGAAGGAAAACCAGCTAAGATCGTTGAGAAAATGGTTGAAGGTCGTATTCATAAATTCTTTGAAGAGGTATGCTTGGTGGATCAAGCATTTGTTAAAGATCCAGATAAGAGCATTGCCAAATTATTAAAAGAACATAGTGATGCTTCCGTTCTCAAATTTGCTCGTTTTGAGGTTGGCGAAGGCATTGAGAAAAAAGAAGAGAACTTTGCTGAAGAAGTTATGTCTCAGATGAAAAAGTAA
- the rpsB gene encoding 30S ribosomal protein S2 codes for MSVISMKQLLEAGVHFGHQTRRWNPKMGKYIFTERNGIYIIDLQKTVKKVEEAYNVVRDIAANGGKVLFVGTKKQAQDSVKEEAERCGMYYVNQRWLGGTMTNFTTIKKRIDRLQKLEQMEVDGTFEVLPKKEVIILRKEKERLEKFLGGIKEMEDLPQAIFVIDPRKEHIAIAEARKLGIPIIGIVDTNCDPDDVDYVIPANDDAIRAVKLLTSKIADAVLEANQGEQTMA; via the coding sequence ATGTCAGTTATCTCCATGAAGCAATTGCTGGAGGCAGGTGTTCATTTTGGTCACCAAACACGTCGTTGGAATCCAAAAATGGGCAAGTACATCTTCACAGAACGTAACGGTATTTACATTATTGATTTGCAAAAAACAGTAAAAAAGGTTGAGGAAGCTTACAACGTTGTTCGCGACATTGCAGCTAACGGTGGGAAAGTTCTCTTCGTTGGTACGAAGAAACAAGCGCAAGACTCCGTGAAGGAAGAAGCAGAACGTTGCGGCATGTACTACGTAAACCAACGTTGGTTAGGTGGTACAATGACTAACTTCACAACCATTAAGAAACGTATTGATCGTTTGCAAAAATTAGAGCAAATGGAAGTTGACGGAACATTTGAGGTTCTACCTAAAAAAGAAGTCATCATTCTTCGTAAGGAGAAGGAACGTTTAGAAAAATTCTTAGGTGGAATTAAAGAGATGGAAGATCTTCCACAAGCGATTTTTGTCATCGATCCGCGAAAAGAACATATCGCCATTGCAGAAGCAAGAAAATTAGGTATTCCTATCATCGGTATTGTGGATACTAACTGTGACCCTGACGATGTGGATTACGTAATTCCTGCCAATGATGATGCAATTCGTGCTGTTAAATTACTTACAAGCAAAATTGCAGATGCAGTGTTGGAAGCCAACCAAGGCGAACAAACAATGGCATAA
- a CDS encoding MltG/YceG/YrrL family protein translates to MKIKQPCLFTFALGMLFTLLLFVFFDSFWNDGGSQLPSSSESPQDAGTLSEQTPSQEVIALQKQIAQLEAELKNNEEFITASQQDEDRIHFQVFPGWTSVQIRDALLAVGILTDGDAFDAIIYTNDLQHRLKAGTYQFHVSMTPEKVVAQLTGKIEQNDKN, encoded by the coding sequence ATGAAGATTAAACAACCCTGTCTATTTACATTTGCCTTAGGAATGCTGTTTACCCTCCTTCTCTTTGTGTTCTTTGATAGCTTTTGGAATGATGGCGGATCACAGCTTCCATCATCCTCAGAATCCCCTCAGGATGCTGGAACACTATCGGAGCAGACACCTTCGCAGGAAGTCATCGCGCTTCAAAAGCAGATTGCTCAACTGGAAGCAGAATTAAAAAATAACGAGGAGTTCATCACTGCGAGCCAACAGGATGAAGATCGCATTCACTTTCAGGTTTTTCCGGGATGGACAAGTGTACAGATTCGCGATGCACTATTAGCCGTAGGCATCCTCACAGATGGTGATGCATTTGATGCGATCATTTACACAAACGATTTACAGCATCGTTTAAAGGCGGGGACCTACCAGTTTCATGTCAGCATGACTCCTGAAAAAGTGGTTGCCCAATTAACAGGAAAGATCGAACAGAATGATAAAAATTAA
- a CDS encoding DUF6115 domain-containing protein encodes MLIILSFFGQRGQKGGESVGNQAFHRMEKTLQSFIFDVERDLKTDRTEIEQLRQILSQQQKQLIKLEEQYSGLHNIISAQRSEGNPSIIEAEEGMAQRGEKSKGQKPLAPLLLNSRYQPVLDQLQEGKTVGDIAQTLGMGVGEVELILQLSKLGERHED; translated from the coding sequence GTGCTCATAATCCTCTCTTTTTTTGGACAACGTGGTCAAAAAGGTGGAGAAAGTGTTGGAAATCAAGCTTTTCATCGGATGGAAAAGACCTTACAAAGCTTTATTTTTGATGTGGAGCGGGATTTGAAAACAGATCGGACTGAAATCGAGCAACTTCGACAAATTCTCTCACAGCAGCAAAAGCAATTAATCAAGCTAGAGGAACAATATAGTGGGTTGCATAATATCATTTCTGCTCAACGATCGGAGGGTAATCCATCCATCATAGAAGCAGAGGAAGGTATGGCACAAAGAGGCGAAAAGAGCAAAGGTCAAAAACCGCTGGCTCCGCTTTTGCTGAACAGTCGTTATCAACCAGTTTTAGACCAATTACAAGAAGGAAAAACCGTTGGTGATATTGCCCAAACGCTGGGCATGGGTGTAGGAGAGGTGGAATTGATTCTTCAATTATCCAAGTTAGGTGAGCGCCATGAAGATTAA
- a CDS encoding DUF342 domain-containing protein has translation MTDPVIPPHNQETQLDQLFTIRLSEDGLFAYLLFHPYTAQYRFTYEQLLAFCQSSIQFGLHGELLKRLVEEPQAFAGKEITIAEGVPPVDGENGSIQYEFLAKERTGPKTTEDGYVDFHAVKEIANVRQGQLLAQVIPPSKGIPGMSISGVTLPAKEGKEARLKPGKNVVITEERKAVYAAIDGQVNLSKDGRIHVFPVFEVKGDLDFDTGNIDFVGTVVIRGNVPAGFSIKADGDIRILGEVEGAILEAMGSIQIKNGIVANHKGYVKAGVDVTASYIQEAIVEAGQDVIVKQSIMHSRVYAERQVKCESGKGLIVGGEIRAGEGIVARIIGNEMTTVTVLEAGSHPRLRTRLQELEKQLQFHQAQLDKVEKALAILQRIMTQLGELPPDKQQMQIQLTHTKLQSEKLLSEFKDEYEMISMKLEQIGTASISVINTMYPGTRLVFGKYVRYINTTFQHVRFYLNSTEIEFEPLRQ, from the coding sequence ATGACAGATCCAGTCATTCCACCCCATAACCAAGAAACCCAGTTGGATCAATTGTTCACCATTCGACTGAGTGAGGATGGGCTATTTGCCTATTTACTCTTCCATCCCTATACTGCTCAATATCGCTTTACATATGAGCAACTACTTGCCTTTTGTCAATCCAGTATTCAATTTGGACTCCATGGCGAATTATTAAAAAGATTGGTAGAGGAGCCTCAAGCTTTTGCTGGTAAAGAAATTACAATTGCTGAGGGCGTTCCTCCCGTTGATGGTGAAAATGGTTCTATTCAATATGAGTTCTTGGCTAAAGAGCGTACAGGACCAAAAACCACAGAAGATGGTTATGTGGATTTTCATGCTGTGAAAGAGATTGCCAATGTACGCCAGGGGCAATTATTGGCGCAGGTAATTCCTCCCTCCAAGGGGATCCCTGGGATGAGTATCTCAGGAGTGACACTCCCAGCCAAGGAAGGTAAGGAAGCGCGACTCAAGCCAGGAAAAAATGTGGTCATTACAGAAGAGCGCAAAGCAGTCTATGCCGCTATTGATGGACAAGTTAATCTTAGCAAGGATGGAAGGATCCATGTATTTCCGGTATTTGAAGTGAAGGGTGACCTTGATTTTGATACAGGGAATATTGATTTCGTTGGAACAGTTGTTATCCGTGGAAATGTACCTGCTGGTTTCTCTATCAAAGCAGATGGTGATATTCGCATCCTTGGTGAAGTAGAAGGAGCCATCTTAGAAGCGATGGGTTCTATTCAGATCAAAAATGGCATTGTGGCTAATCATAAGGGCTACGTTAAAGCAGGGGTAGATGTAACCGCCTCGTATATACAGGAAGCCATTGTTGAGGCTGGCCAAGATGTAATCGTAAAGCAAAGTATTATGCATAGTCGTGTCTATGCTGAACGTCAAGTGAAATGTGAAAGTGGTAAAGGCTTGATTGTTGGAGGAGAGATTAGAGCAGGCGAAGGCATCGTGGCCCGAATCATCGGGAATGAAATGACCACTGTCACTGTTTTAGAAGCGGGCAGTCATCCACGGTTACGTACACGTCTGCAGGAACTAGAAAAGCAGCTACAATTTCATCAGGCTCAGCTAGATAAGGTAGAGAAGGCATTAGCCATTCTACAAAGGATCATGACGCAGCTTGGAGAATTACCACCAGATAAGCAGCAGATGCAAATCCAATTAACCCATACAAAGCTGCAGAGTGAAAAGCTACTGAGTGAATTCAAGGATGAGTATGAGATGATTTCCATGAAATTAGAGCAAATTGGCACTGCATCCATTTCTGTAATCAATACCATGTACCCTGGTACTCGGCTCGTCTTTGGTAAATATGTCCGCTATATTAATACCACATTTCAGCATGTTCGCTTTTATCTCAATAGCACAGAAATTGAATTTGAGCCCTTACGACAATAA
- a CDS encoding FliA/WhiG family RNA polymerase sigma factor encodes MSMQGALAEDQMRELWNQYKDEQSVDAQSRLIQLYLPLVDYVVGRIAIHMPRTVEVDELRSYGMFGLLDALQKFDVSRGLKFKTYAMWRIRGAIMDGLRQQDWLPRSIREKAKRIEEAYRCLQQEKLRSVCDEEVAEYLGMSVEELHHTLLDVAGATLTSIDEMIEDDENHQSSRHSFIVDEQMTTPEENVDQMAEHELLVKAIDLLPSKERTVISLFYYEELTLTEIATILHLSPSRISQLHSKAILRLRGTLSRLHAD; translated from the coding sequence ATGAGTATGCAGGGGGCATTAGCAGAAGACCAAATGCGTGAATTATGGAATCAGTATAAGGATGAGCAGAGTGTTGATGCCCAAAGCAGGCTCATTCAACTCTACTTACCCTTGGTGGACTATGTGGTTGGGCGTATTGCGATCCATATGCCACGTACCGTTGAAGTGGATGAATTAAGGAGTTATGGGATGTTTGGATTGCTTGATGCACTCCAAAAATTTGATGTGAGCCGCGGTTTAAAATTTAAGACCTATGCCATGTGGCGGATACGAGGGGCCATCATGGATGGGTTGCGACAGCAGGATTGGTTGCCACGATCCATTCGCGAAAAGGCCAAGCGAATTGAAGAAGCCTATCGTTGTTTGCAGCAGGAAAAGCTCCGCTCTGTTTGTGATGAGGAGGTAGCTGAATATTTGGGCATGAGTGTAGAAGAGTTGCACCATACTCTCCTTGATGTTGCTGGTGCAACCTTAACCTCTATCGATGAAATGATCGAGGATGATGAGAACCATCAATCCTCACGTCACTCCTTCATTGTGGATGAACAGATGACTACTCCAGAAGAGAATGTGGACCAAATGGCAGAGCATGAGTTGCTGGTTAAGGCCATTGATCTTCTTCCCTCCAAGGAAAGAACCGTAATTTCTCTCTTCTATTATGAGGAGTTAACATTGACAGAGATTGCTACGATCCTTCATCTTTCCCCATCACGAATCTCTCAGCTACATTCGAAAGCGATCCTTCGACTACGCGGAACCCTATCACGACTACATGCAGATTGA
- a CDS encoding chemotaxis protein CheD encodes MIVVKVGMADLQVAQDPDHLRTTGLGSCVGVVLYDSSQRVGGLAHVMLPTSQMAKQENLNHAKFADTAIPLLIQQMEKAGARVTRMKAKLAGGAQMFAFASQSETMRIGARNVEACKAMLHKLGIPIVAEETGGNYGRTIELDCATGILHIRTINQGEKEV; translated from the coding sequence ATGATTGTTGTGAAGGTAGGAATGGCAGATTTACAAGTTGCACAGGATCCAGATCATTTAAGAACCACTGGGCTAGGCTCTTGTGTAGGGGTCGTTTTGTATGATTCAAGTCAACGGGTAGGTGGCCTTGCCCATGTGATGTTACCAACATCACAAATGGCTAAACAAGAGAATCTCAATCATGCTAAATTTGCAGATACAGCAATCCCCTTGTTGATTCAACAGATGGAGAAAGCAGGAGCACGAGTAACGAGGATGAAGGCGAAGTTAGCTGGTGGTGCCCAGATGTTTGCCTTTGCCAGTCAATCAGAAACCATGCGGATTGGCGCTCGTAATGTTGAGGCATGTAAGGCGATGCTTCACAAGCTTGGCATTCCCATTGTTGCAGAAGAAACAGGGGGAAACTACGGACGTACCATTGAGCTAGACTGTGCCACAGGTATCTTGCATATTCGTACGATTAATCAAGGTGAAAAGGAAGTATAG
- a CDS encoding chemotaxis protein CheC: MNTLEQLSDFHLDVLREVGNIGAGHAATALSTLLQKPIDMEVPLVQVLHFDELVDHIGGAETLVVSVFLRIEGEIPGSMYFVQDLESAKKLLRNFAGITNDNQEMFNEMELSALQEIGNILSGSYLNSLSDFTSMRLLPTVPALAIDMAGAILDIGLIELGRVSDTAILIETRFFDEHEEIEGHFFLIPDPESFSNLFRGLGVSMP; encoded by the coding sequence GTGAATACATTAGAACAGCTCAGTGATTTTCATCTCGATGTCTTACGAGAAGTAGGAAATATTGGAGCAGGACATGCAGCTACAGCACTTTCAACCTTATTACAGAAGCCCATCGATATGGAGGTACCACTTGTACAAGTGCTTCACTTCGACGAACTTGTGGATCATATTGGAGGAGCAGAGACCCTGGTGGTATCCGTTTTTTTACGCATTGAAGGGGAGATTCCAGGCAGTATGTACTTTGTCCAGGATTTGGAGTCAGCAAAAAAGTTATTACGAAACTTCGCAGGGATTACCAATGATAATCAAGAGATGTTTAATGAGATGGAGCTTTCTGCATTGCAGGAGATTGGCAATATTCTTTCAGGCTCATATTTGAACTCCCTTTCTGACTTCACGAGTATGCGGCTTCTTCCTACTGTTCCAGCATTGGCCATCGATATGGCAGGCGCCATTCTTGATATTGGCTTGATCGAGCTTGGAAGAGTTAGTGATACTGCAATTTTGATTGAGACTAGGTTTTTTGATGAACATGAAGAGATTGAAGGCCACTTTTTCTTGATTCCTGATCCAGAATCATTTTCCAATCTCTTTCGCGGTTTAGGGGTTTCGATGCCATGA
- a CDS encoding chemotaxis protein CheW: MEQVHEVYEEIKVIVFRLQDEEYGVEVNQVRGIERMMPVTRVPRTPKFVKGVINLRGVVTPIIDLRSRFDFEEKEYTDSTRIIIVVVNEIEVGLIVDAANDVIDIPTKAIEPPPEVVGGIEADYLRGVAKLQDRLLILLNLDKVLNTNEVEQLEQIEA; this comes from the coding sequence ATGGAACAAGTACATGAAGTATATGAAGAGATTAAGGTCATTGTTTTTCGACTGCAGGATGAAGAGTATGGTGTGGAAGTTAACCAAGTACGCGGAATTGAGCGAATGATGCCTGTAACACGAGTACCTCGTACTCCAAAGTTTGTAAAGGGTGTCATCAATCTACGCGGTGTTGTTACTCCCATCATCGATCTTCGTAGCCGGTTCGACTTTGAAGAGAAGGAGTACACCGATTCTACACGGATTATTATCGTAGTCGTCAACGAGATTGAGGTTGGACTGATTGTAGATGCTGCCAATGATGTTATCGATATTCCAACAAAAGCCATTGAACCACCACCTGAGGTAGTGGGAGGTATCGAAGCAGATTATTTACGCGGTGTAGCTAAGCTGCAGGATCGTCTACTTATTCTCCTTAATCTTGATAAGGTTCTCAACACTAATGAAGTGGAACAATTGGAACAAATCGAGGCATGA
- a CDS encoding chemotaxis protein CheA yields MDTNQYLDMFIEESKEHLQNINDRLLELEQNMDDLSVINELFRSAHTLKGMAATMGFDDLASLTHEMETVMDLIRNQSIQLDSHTMDVIFQCVDLLEEMILDIADGGNGELEISNAITLLRQLSQSESPVKTEDVADEVQDAHQHISSQQEVATTIEQDMELNEYEISVIKESLHDGYQAFSIHIELADTCMLKAARAYMVFDHLDAKGEILRSTPTVEELEEEKFDRSFEILYLTTMSREEVERIIMSISEIEAIQIVQVQVSSKAEETKVKPVQGQEKEESNHPTSNTNGNGHPKQRHRVTSKSIRVDIERLDSLMNLFSEMVIDRGRLEQISSEMNSTDLQETVEHMSRISTDLQNIILTMRMVPVEQVFNRFPRMVRDLAKELNKNVNLEILGEDTELDRTVIDEIGDPLVHLLRNSLDHGVEDSQTRLAKGKPEVAIVRLSAYHSGNHVFIEVYDDGAGIDAERVKRKAIEKGIIDEKAAEKMTEEQAHELLFASGLSTSEKVTDVSGRGVGLDVVKAKITALGGNVTVQSKLGEGTTFLIQLPLTLSIISSMLVQVQHEKYAIPLSSIIETAIIKQDQIMHAHNKSVIDFRGKIVPLVFLEEIFEIPHMSQDVMDEHSVVIVRKGEKMAGLVVDHFIGQQEIVLKSLGKYLTNVFAISGATILGDGQVALIIDCNALIK; encoded by the coding sequence GTGGATACAAATCAATATCTGGACATGTTTATCGAAGAATCGAAAGAGCATCTGCAAAATATCAATGATCGATTACTAGAATTGGAGCAGAACATGGATGATCTATCCGTTATCAATGAATTGTTCCGCTCTGCCCATACACTAAAAGGCATGGCAGCCACCATGGGGTTTGATGATCTTGCATCACTCACTCATGAGATGGAAACGGTGATGGACTTAATTCGTAATCAATCGATTCAATTAGATTCTCATACGATGGATGTCATTTTCCAATGTGTTGATCTACTAGAGGAGATGATTTTGGATATCGCAGACGGTGGAAATGGTGAGCTTGAGATTTCCAATGCCATCACCCTCCTACGACAGCTCTCTCAATCTGAATCCCCAGTGAAGACAGAGGACGTAGCAGATGAAGTGCAAGATGCTCATCAGCATATATCATCTCAGCAGGAAGTAGCTACTACTATTGAGCAAGATATGGAACTAAATGAATATGAGATCAGTGTTATTAAGGAGTCTTTACACGATGGATATCAAGCCTTCTCTATACATATTGAATTAGCAGATACCTGCATGTTGAAGGCAGCAAGGGCATACATGGTATTTGATCACTTGGATGCCAAAGGAGAGATCCTTCGCTCCACACCAACAGTGGAGGAACTGGAAGAGGAGAAGTTCGATCGTTCCTTTGAGATTCTCTACTTAACCACAATGAGTAGAGAAGAAGTTGAAAGAATAATAATGAGTATCTCGGAGATCGAAGCGATTCAGATCGTGCAGGTGCAAGTTTCAAGTAAGGCTGAGGAAACAAAGGTGAAGCCAGTTCAGGGACAGGAGAAGGAAGAGAGTAACCATCCAACTAGCAATACTAATGGAAATGGCCATCCAAAACAACGGCACCGTGTCACCAGCAAATCGATTCGTGTCGATATTGAGCGCCTTGATAGTCTGATGAATCTGTTTAGTGAAATGGTAATTGACCGCGGACGCCTTGAACAAATCTCTAGTGAGATGAACAGTACCGATCTCCAAGAGACAGTAGAACATATGAGTCGCATCAGTACAGACTTACAAAATATTATCTTAACGATGCGCATGGTTCCAGTGGAACAAGTATTTAATCGTTTCCCAAGAATGGTACGAGATCTAGCAAAAGAATTAAACAAGAATGTGAATCTCGAAATCTTAGGTGAAGATACAGAGCTTGATCGAACGGTGATCGATGAGATTGGTGATCCTTTGGTTCACTTGCTTCGAAACTCCTTAGACCATGGTGTAGAAGATAGTCAGACAAGGCTTGCCAAAGGGAAGCCTGAAGTAGCTATCGTTCGCTTAAGCGCTTATCATAGTGGTAACCACGTCTTTATTGAAGTCTATGATGATGGAGCAGGGATCGATGCTGAACGGGTAAAACGCAAAGCGATTGAAAAGGGAATTATTGATGAAAAAGCAGCTGAAAAAATGACTGAGGAACAAGCTCACGAGCTTTTATTCGCCTCTGGCTTAAGTACATCAGAAAAAGTAACCGATGTCTCAGGTCGCGGTGTAGGTCTCGATGTGGTAAAAGCAAAGATTACCGCACTGGGTGGTAATGTGACGGTTCAGTCAAAGCTAGGAGAAGGCACAACCTTCTTAATTCAACTACCTTTAACATTATCGATTATTTCGTCCATGCTTGTGCAAGTACAGCATGAAAAGTATGCCATCCCGCTATCATCGATCATTGAAACAGCCATTATTAAACAAGATCAAATTATGCATGCTCATAATAAGTCTGTCATTGATTTCCGTGGAAAGATTGTTCCCCTCGTCTTCTTGGAAGAGATCTTTGAGATTCCTCATATGTCTCAGGATGTTATGGACGAGCACTCTGTGGTCATCGTTCGGAAGGGTGAGAAAATGGCAGGCCTTGTTGTGGATCATTTTATTGGCCAACAAGAGATTGTCTTAAAATCCTTAGGGAAGTATCTCACCAATGTCTTTGCTATCTCTGGAGCAACCATCTTAGGAGATGGTCAGGTAGCATTAATTATCGATTGTAATGCTTTAATAAAATAG
- a CDS encoding protein-glutamate methylesterase/protein-glutamine glutaminase, with protein sequence MEPFRVLVVDDSAFMRKMIGDILEEDPQLTVVGKARNGIEAIEMVKNLHPHVVTLDVEMPVMNGLDALRLIMEHHPVPVVMLSSITKHGTDETIKALELGAYDFITKPSGSISLDINKVSDEICTKVLMAAQTDIKKLQKSSHRNATYHPHPSNTFLLNQTKGDKIDSKFAGNSSVSKNITNIIAIGTSTGGPKALQEVLTRFPASIPASIVVVQHMPPGFTKSLAERLDSMSEIQVKEAIDGEPLANGVAYIAPGDYHLEVSKKGSQLQTRLQQEPPVRGHRPAVNTLFSSIAQISGVRKYAIILTGMGNDGSDGLRQMKQTGLEFSIAEAEETCVVFGMPKAAIETGFIDKIVPIEEVAKQMMHVLK encoded by the coding sequence ATGGAACCTTTTCGTGTTCTAGTAGTCGACGACTCAGCGTTTATGCGAAAAATGATCGGGGACATCCTAGAAGAGGACCCTCAACTAACAGTGGTTGGTAAGGCACGAAATGGCATTGAAGCAATTGAAATGGTGAAAAATCTTCACCCCCATGTAGTTACACTTGATGTAGAAATGCCAGTGATGAATGGGCTTGATGCCCTTCGACTTATCATGGAGCATCACCCTGTACCTGTGGTGATGTTGAGTAGCATTACGAAGCATGGTACAGACGAAACGATTAAAGCATTGGAATTAGGTGCCTATGATTTCATCACCAAGCCATCTGGAAGTATCTCCTTGGACATTAACAAGGTGAGTGATGAGATCTGCACTAAGGTTCTCATGGCAGCACAGACTGATATTAAGAAATTACAGAAATCATCTCATAGAAATGCAACTTACCACCCTCATCCATCTAATACTTTTCTACTAAATCAAACAAAAGGAGATAAAATAGACAGTAAATTTGCAGGAAATAGCAGCGTTAGCAAGAATATAACTAATATAATTGCTATAGGAACTTCAACTGGAGGACCGAAAGCCCTACAGGAAGTTTTAACGAGATTTCCCGCATCCATTCCTGCATCCATTGTGGTTGTCCAACATATGCCTCCAGGATTTACAAAATCTTTAGCAGAGCGCTTAGACTCCATGAGTGAAATCCAGGTGAAGGAGGCAATTGATGGAGAGCCACTTGCCAATGGTGTAGCTTATATTGCACCGGGAGATTATCATCTTGAGGTGAGCAAAAAAGGAAGCCAACTACAGACAAGACTGCAACAAGAACCACCTGTTCGTGGTCACCGTCCAGCGGTGAATACCCTTTTTTCATCGATCGCTCAAATCTCAGGGGTTCGTAAATATGCTATCATATTAACAGGAATGGGCAATGATGGTTCTGATGGCCTAAGACAAATGAAGCAAACAGGCCTTGAGTTTTCCATTGCTGAGGCTGAGGAGACCTGTGTGGTCTTTGGTATGCCGAAGGCTGCTATCGAAACAGGATTCATTGATAAGATTGTTCCAATTGAAGAGGTTGCTAAACAAATGATGCATGTACTGAAATAG